In Verrucomicrobiia bacterium, the following are encoded in one genomic region:
- a CDS encoding xylose isomerase: protein MRAAFKDVSNIPFEGPKSRNPLAFKHYNPDQKIEGRTMRDHLRFSVVY from the coding sequence ATGCGCGCTGCATTCAAAGACGTTTCCAACATCCCATTCGAAGGGCCGAAATCCAGGAACCCGCTGGCCTTCAAGCATTACAACCCGGACCAGAAGATCGAAGGCAGGACGATGCGCGACCATCTGCGCTTCTCCGTGGTTTACTG